CTGCGGGACTTCGCAGACCTCATTGTTCGAGCCAGCCCATGATTGAGTCCTCCTTTCCGGAACTGCGTTGCCTGTTGCTGCAGGCCCGCACCGAAGTTGACATGGCCAGTCAGGAGTTGGACTGTTTTGCCGAACGTACGCGTCTGTTGCGTCATCAACTCGGCACGTTCAATGTGACCGATGGCACGCCTTCCCGGGATCTCCTGACGGACAAGGATGTGTTGTTCATCGGAGGCGCGGGCGAATTTTCCGCCACCAGGGATTATGACTGGATGCCGCATGTTCTTGACCTCGTAAGGTTCGCGGTGGATGCGGATGTGCCCATTTTCGGTTCGTGTTGGGGGCACCAGATCATTGCGCGCGCCCTGGGTGGGTGTGTTGAACACGATCCGACCCGGGCCGAGATGGGTTGCCTCCCGGTTCAACTCACGGAGGCTGGGCGCGCGGATGCCCTTTTTTCTCCATTCCCGCCATCCTTTCTTGCCAACATGGGCCATCACGACCGGGTCACCATCCTTCCCGACGGAGCCGTGGAGTTGGCACGCAGCGAATCGCAACCGCACCAAGCCTTCCGCCTGGAAGGTACCCGGGTTTATGGGACCCAATTCCACTCGGAACTCGATGCGCGGCGTGAACGGGAGCGCCTCATCCGGTATCAGCGCTTCTACCGGAACGAGTTGCCGGACGACTCGGCCCTCCAACGCATCATCGACAACCTGGCGGAGACCACGGAAGTCGATCATCTGCTGTTCGACTTCCTGCGATTGGTCACGGGGCATACCCCGGATGCAGCATGACGTCGACCAGGCTTCTCCGGTTCGTTGCACGGGGGGGATCACTGTATCCAAATCGAACCAGCAGCTGAGGAGTCCCGCTTTCTGTCATCATCCCAGTGAGTTCGTCGCGGATGGCATCGATGGCATACATCGAGGCCCGGACGCCGCGCCGTGTTGCGGACAGCAGCACGGCTTCCAGGGACAGACCAGCACGCAGCCAGGACGCCATGCGATCACCACGCGTACTAAGGAGCGCCATGCTGACGTCCTCATCGGCGTCTCCGAAAAACGCGAACGAGGGGGGGCGTTCCCCAGGGAGTCCGTCCCGGGAACGCGACCTGTTCGGGTGTCGCCATGCTTCCAGTTCGCGCAGACGATTTTCACTCAGCCGCGGCAACCGGCCGCTCACATCCGCCAGCGTCCGGATCTGGTTCTGATCCAACCATTGCAGGACCACGCCGCCGTCGTCTGCAATACCAGACAGCGCGTCCCTGATCTTCCCGTCGGAAAGCGGCGCGCGGAAACCCGTCCGGACCGTGCGTCGCTCCCGCATGGCGTTCAGGATGTCCATATCGACGTCCATATGATTCCTGTTCAGGACATCGGTCCTGACCAACAAATCGGCATCCGCAATCTCCGGAAAAACAGACGTGCGAAAATCGAATCCGTATGCGCTCAGAGCCATTTCATAGTTGCACTGGGCCGCTCCACAACTCATTACAAGCGAGCGAACCTGGGGATCAACGACAGCAAGCGCCCGGCTCCGGTCCGCATAGAGAAAGACACTCGAGCCGGATACCTGGAACAGCCAAGGCTGTGTATTGTGCGTTGACGGTGCCAGAACAGCGTACTGGATCAAGAATCGAAGTTGAGCCTGCAACGAAAGCCCGTCCGGAAATCCGGTCGGGCTGACATCCCGGGGATTGTGGCCTTGGTTGGACATCAATACCGACGATGGCGCTGGATATGTGGAGGGAATAGCGACGTTCATG
The Rhodothermales bacterium genome window above contains:
- a CDS encoding type 1 glutamine amidotransferase produces the protein MIESSFPELRCLLLQARTEVDMASQELDCFAERTRLLRHQLGTFNVTDGTPSRDLLTDKDVLFIGGAGEFSATRDYDWMPHVLDLVRFAVDADVPIFGSCWGHQIIARALGGCVEHDPTRAEMGCLPVQLTEAGRADALFSPFPPSFLANMGHHDRVTILPDGAVELARSESQPHQAFRLEGTRVYGTQFHSELDARRERERLIRYQRFYRNELPDDSALQRIIDNLAETTEVDHLLFDFLRLVTGHTPDAA